Proteins from a single region of Pseudopedobacter saltans DSM 12145:
- a CDS encoding HU domain-containing protein → MEIPLNLRALIEKNNRVILPGIGAFYKKRTEGFFDENRNSFYPPKEDISFSYNLIERADQSSYSEAEVNFITSLTDKAKESISKSGEFYLKDLGNLKRKGDVIVFEKTLDQHNFNSSFFGLPVLDLPKEEPKPVLIPESVSVIATTPYVNTNQGFSLAEQALSVSMESESEPVVSESKSKIWLFSFLILIILGLGGFAFYQFNPQIVDNVWKQLNPDQKINTAPPTVVKIDSDSLDKQIADSIYNQNIETELANQGFEAEKLKDSADISIQKRTVPNPNGIRYEIIISAWRTEAKALSELKKLRANGIDAHIVDDAGGLMIKISAATLYSKEDAEKELRRIREELNPEAFIKPFKSLN, encoded by the coding sequence ATGGAAATCCCCTTAAATCTGAGAGCGCTTATAGAAAAAAATAATCGGGTAATTTTACCCGGTATTGGTGCGTTCTATAAAAAAAGGACAGAGGGATTTTTTGATGAAAATAGAAATAGCTTTTATCCTCCTAAAGAAGATATCTCTTTTAGCTATAACTTAATTGAGAGGGCAGATCAATCATCTTATTCCGAAGCTGAAGTCAATTTTATTACTTCATTAACAGATAAAGCAAAGGAATCTATCTCTAAGTCCGGAGAATTCTATCTGAAAGACCTGGGAAACTTAAAAAGGAAAGGTGATGTTATTGTTTTCGAAAAAACTTTAGATCAGCATAATTTTAACAGTTCTTTCTTTGGTTTACCTGTACTGGACTTACCTAAAGAAGAACCTAAACCTGTTTTAATACCGGAATCAGTCTCAGTTATTGCAACGACACCGTATGTAAATACAAACCAGGGATTTTCATTAGCTGAACAGGCTTTAAGTGTATCAATGGAGAGTGAATCTGAACCTGTTGTATCTGAATCTAAATCGAAAATCTGGTTATTTTCATTTTTAATACTGATTATTTTAGGTCTTGGAGGTTTTGCTTTTTATCAATTCAATCCGCAGATTGTTGATAATGTCTGGAAGCAATTAAACCCTGACCAGAAAATAAATACTGCGCCGCCGACTGTTGTAAAAATTGATTCCGACAGCCTGGATAAACAGATTGCCGATTCTATATATAACCAAAATATAGAAACGGAACTAGCTAATCAGGGATTTGAAGCTGAAAAGCTTAAAGATTCTGCCGATATTAGTATTCAGAAACGTACTGTACCAAATCCTAATGGAATTCGTTATGAAATAATAATAAGTGCATGGAGAACAGAGGCCAAGGCATTAAGTGAACTGAAAAAGCTAAGGGCTAATGGTATTGATGCCCATATTGTTGATGATGCGGGAGGATTGATGATAAAAATTAGTGCAGCAACATTATATTCCAAGGAAGACGCGGAAAAAGAACTGAGAAGAATCAGAGAAGAATTAAATCCTGAGGCTTTCATAAAACCCTTTAAATCATTAAATTAA
- a CDS encoding ExbD/TolR family protein — MNFRKRQRPQVRVHTDALNDIMFFLLLFFLLASAVVNPNVVKLFLPRSSSGQSVPQKTINVSITKDLKYYVEKEPVPFEALEQKILPYQQANPELTIILYADRSIAIENIVNLTDIANKLRVKLVLATETKE; from the coding sequence ATGAACTTTAGAAAAAGACAAAGACCTCAGGTAAGAGTACATACTGACGCCTTAAACGACATTATGTTCTTCTTGCTGCTTTTCTTTTTGCTGGCTTCTGCTGTTGTCAACCCCAATGTGGTTAAATTATTTCTGCCACGTTCAAGTTCAGGACAGTCAGTGCCTCAAAAGACAATAAATGTTTCTATCACAAAGGATCTGAAATATTATGTGGAAAAAGAACCGGTTCCTTTCGAAGCGTTAGAACAAAAGATATTACCTTATCAGCAGGCTAATCCTGAGCTGACGATTATTTTATATGCTGACAGATCTATTGCTATTGAAAACATCGTAAATCTGACGGATATAGCTAATAAATTGAGGGTGAAATTGGTTTTGGCAACTGAGACAAAAGAGTAG
- a CDS encoding MotA/TolQ/ExbB proton channel family protein gives MFLQDTVDTFSNTIQAMQQEVPQQELSLFELLSKGGWVMIPLTLLALLGLIIFFERYLTIKKASKDESQLILQVKSSIKTGNLDSAIAICKSSNSPLGRMLQKGLLRVGRPIKEIEGSIENVGKLEVSKLEKNVGILGIIAGIAPMLGFVGTIIGVITIFHDVSVKGIIEIGTISGGLYVKMISSATGLIIGIVSYVFYNILMMMIDKVILKMETDSIEFIDLLEEPGR, from the coding sequence ATGTTTCTACAAGATACTGTTGATACATTTTCGAACACCATCCAGGCGATGCAACAAGAGGTTCCTCAACAAGAATTAAGTTTATTTGAGCTTTTGTCCAAGGGAGGATGGGTGATGATTCCTTTAACTTTGTTAGCATTATTAGGCCTTATCATTTTCTTCGAACGTTATTTAACTATTAAAAAAGCCTCTAAAGACGAAAGTCAATTGATTTTACAGGTAAAATCAAGTATCAAGACCGGTAATCTTGACTCAGCTATTGCAATCTGTAAAAGTAGTAATAGTCCTTTAGGCAGAATGCTACAAAAAGGTTTATTAAGAGTTGGGAGACCTATTAAAGAAATCGAAGGTTCTATTGAAAATGTAGGTAAACTTGAGGTTTCTAAATTAGAGAAAAACGTAGGTATTTTGGGTATCATTGCAGGTATCGCTCCGATGCTTGGGTTCGTTGGTACAATTATAGGGGTGATCACTATCTTCCACGATGTTTCTGTAAAAGGAATTATCGAAATTGGAACAATTTCTGGTGGTTTATATGTAAAAATGATTTCTTCCGCTACGGGATTGATTATAGGTATTGTATCATATGTTTTCTATAATATTTTAATGATGATGATTGATAAAGTTATCTTAAAAATGGAAACAGATTCTATTGAGTTTATTGATTTATTAGAAGAACCGGGAAGATAA
- a CDS encoding TonB-dependent receptor: MKLSYNLNRYLLLCLLGVNTSLFAQVKTEEKKPQEEKPKAAVTEEVEVVRSYKPILADAVKIRRNPDLNEKKVFNPKVKYNPIDKKLELDSEIGALEAQKLIKQDEETLYNNFAKFGMGNLGSTLGALHIGTDRDEALQAGFNFNHWANSNGTLNKQKMSEQSIGAYGRSIGDNIVLDGKLNYNRRSNYFYGVNPEDANFNLDPKKQRFNLFEGDGLIYNRIDPNDMDKFAYAAKINGYIFNNIFEGKETGVALSGGLSKNLNKFQIGANGLLDFTTSKDFAYSLDNHIFKVNPFIKLDGEKFKLTAGINYIAEFGTNSNSNLFPNASIDFSLVKNYLGLFAKLDGNVNKTRLKDLSYVNPFINENIDIRNQIEKFNISGGIKGTLAANIGYKAYISYKNIDNFAYFVNDTTRRETFNLEYESGNTSVFGITGELNIKFSDIARIDSKLELNQYTLKHELNAWQHPSAKLTTNASFKIAKKVKLDADLYFQGPTKAKLYEPDPTSSTVPAPLIGNIKTLKSFADLGVGAEYLYNKRISAFLRVNNLFNSDYQRYLYYPSYGFNILGGISYGF; this comes from the coding sequence ATGAAACTATCATATAATTTAAATCGTTACTTATTATTGTGCTTACTAGGTGTAAATACTTCTTTATTTGCACAGGTAAAAACAGAGGAAAAGAAACCACAGGAAGAAAAACCAAAAGCAGCAGTTACGGAAGAAGTTGAAGTGGTTAGATCTTACAAACCTATTCTTGCAGATGCGGTAAAGATTAGAAGAAATCCTGATCTTAATGAAAAGAAGGTATTCAATCCGAAAGTAAAATACAATCCTATAGATAAAAAGTTAGAGCTGGATTCGGAAATTGGCGCATTAGAAGCTCAAAAACTGATAAAGCAAGACGAAGAAACCCTGTACAATAACTTTGCTAAGTTCGGTATGGGAAATCTTGGCAGTACACTGGGTGCACTACATATTGGAACAGATAGAGACGAGGCATTACAAGCTGGGTTTAACTTTAACCATTGGGCCAATAGTAATGGTACTTTAAATAAGCAAAAGATGTCCGAGCAATCGATTGGTGCTTATGGAAGAAGTATTGGCGATAATATTGTGCTGGACGGAAAGTTGAACTATAACCGTCGAAGCAATTATTTTTATGGTGTAAACCCTGAAGATGCCAATTTTAATTTAGACCCTAAAAAACAAAGATTTAATCTTTTTGAAGGAGATGGCTTAATTTACAACCGAATTGACCCTAATGACATGGATAAGTTTGCATATGCAGCTAAAATAAACGGCTATATATTCAACAATATCTTCGAAGGAAAAGAAACAGGTGTCGCACTTTCAGGTGGTTTAAGTAAAAACCTTAACAAATTCCAAATAGGTGCAAACGGTTTATTGGATTTCACTACTAGTAAAGATTTTGCTTACTCTTTAGACAATCATATTTTTAAAGTCAACCCTTTTATTAAGTTGGATGGAGAGAAATTTAAACTTACGGCGGGAATCAACTATATTGCAGAATTCGGAACGAATTCCAATTCGAATCTTTTCCCTAATGCCAGTATAGATTTTTCATTGGTAAAGAATTATCTTGGATTATTTGCGAAACTTGATGGTAATGTAAATAAAACCAGGTTGAAAGATTTAAGCTATGTAAATCCTTTCATCAATGAAAATATTGATATCAGAAATCAGATTGAAAAATTCAATATTTCGGGAGGTATTAAGGGGACACTCGCTGCAAATATTGGATACAAAGCTTATATCAGCTATAAAAATATAGATAATTTCGCCTATTTCGTAAACGATACTACGCGTAGGGAAACTTTCAATCTGGAATATGAATCGGGCAATACCAGTGTATTTGGCATTACCGGTGAACTTAACATCAAATTTTCTGACATTGCCAGAATTGACAGTAAACTGGAGCTGAATCAGTACACACTGAAACATGAGCTGAATGCATGGCAACATCCTTCTGCTAAATTGACTACTAATGCTTCTTTTAAAATAGCTAAGAAGGTGAAGTTAGATGCTGATTTATATTTTCAAGGCCCTACAAAAGCAAAGTTGTATGAACCAGATCCAACATCTTCTACGGTTCCAGCTCCTTTGATTGGAAATATCAAGACATTAAAGTCATTTGCAGACCTTGGTGTTGGTGCAGAATATCTTTATAATAAACGGATTAGTGCATTTTTAAGAGTAAATAACCTGTTCAATTCGGATTATCAAAGATATTTGTATTATCCTAGTTACGGATTTAACATTCTTGGTGGTATCAGTTACGGATTTTAA
- a CDS encoding bifunctional folylpolyglutamate synthase/dihydrofolate synthase, producing the protein MAYQDTIKYLYSRLPMFTKIGASAIKKDITNTAAFCRALDNPHLKFKSIHVGGTNGKGSTSHMIAAILQTAGYRTGLYTSPHLKDFRERIKVNGEMISEEAVIRFVDENKPYIETIEPSFFEVTVAMAFDHFAKEQVDIAVIEVGLGGRLDSTNIILPELSVITNIGFDHMQILGDTLDKIAFEKAGIIKKGTPVVIGEYLPETLPVFKEKAEQEHSPIYFAQDIFKTEFIEGHSSTISVKVDKGTESDNLELDLTGLYQLKNIKTVLASVDELRKKGFIISESHVKTALKDVKGLTGLMGRWQTLQKNPLVICDTGHNEDGIKEVLKNIAITPHKQLHMVLGMVKDKDISKVLQLLPKQAIYYFCAPDFERAKNPSELAAEAAIYGLEGNHYDSIQKALETAKNNAKPDDLVFVGGSTFVVAEIV; encoded by the coding sequence ATGGCCTACCAGGACACCATAAAATATCTATATAGCAGATTACCCATGTTTACCAAAATAGGTGCATCTGCTATAAAAAAGGACATTACCAATACCGCAGCATTCTGTCGGGCATTAGACAATCCTCATTTAAAATTCAAATCTATACATGTAGGCGGAACGAATGGCAAAGGATCTACATCTCATATGATAGCCGCCATCCTCCAAACTGCCGGATACAGGACCGGCTTATATACTTCTCCTCATCTAAAGGATTTTCGTGAGCGTATAAAAGTAAACGGAGAAATGATTTCTGAAGAAGCAGTGATTCGTTTTGTTGATGAGAATAAACCATATATTGAAACTATTGAACCTTCTTTTTTTGAAGTTACGGTCGCAATGGCTTTTGATCACTTTGCAAAAGAACAAGTTGATATTGCAGTAATAGAAGTAGGTTTAGGCGGCCGTCTGGATTCCACGAATATTATCTTACCTGAATTATCGGTTATCACCAATATCGGTTTTGACCACATGCAGATTTTGGGAGATACATTAGATAAGATTGCATTCGAAAAGGCGGGAATAATTAAAAAAGGAACTCCGGTAGTAATTGGTGAATATTTACCGGAAACCTTACCTGTATTTAAAGAAAAAGCTGAGCAGGAACACAGCCCGATCTATTTTGCACAGGACATATTCAAAACCGAGTTTATTGAAGGTCATTCTTCTACTATCTCGGTTAAAGTAGATAAGGGAACTGAGTCCGACAATCTCGAACTGGATTTAACAGGCTTATATCAATTGAAGAATATAAAAACAGTTCTCGCATCTGTTGATGAGCTCAGAAAAAAGGGTTTTATTATTTCTGAAAGTCATGTCAAAACAGCACTAAAAGATGTAAAAGGGTTAACCGGGCTGATGGGTAGATGGCAAACCTTACAGAAAAACCCTTTGGTAATTTGCGATACCGGACATAACGAGGACGGAATTAAGGAAGTATTAAAAAATATCGCCATAACACCGCATAAACAATTGCACATGGTGTTAGGTATGGTAAAGGATAAAGATATTTCCAAAGTTTTGCAACTGCTTCCTAAACAGGCAATTTATTACTTCTGCGCTCCAGATTTCGAGCGGGCAAAAAATCCCTCAGAACTGGCTGCTGAAGCCGCGATTTACGGACTTGAGGGAAATCACTACGACAGCATACAGAAAGCGCTGGAGACTGCTAAAAATAATGCAAAACCAGATGATCTGGTATTTGTAGGTGGAAGTACTTTTGTAGTTGCCGAAATAGTTTAA
- a CDS encoding tetratricopeptide repeat protein has protein sequence MLKKITLTASILYTAINLEAQTPLQYHINDKYKNALELLEKGKYATASSLFRDVEKLNYTTSEQADNRVDISEIKINAQYYRALCALELKNDDAIDLFLSFIRQHPESAKTKQAYFQVGRYYFRQANYKEALNWFTKVSTIDMSGDEAIEYKFKTAYSYFEVQNYEDAKPLFNMVQDTKSDYAEQATYYYAYIAYLDKDYKASLKSFEKLKNSKNYERSYPYYISAIYFLDKRYDDVIAYAIPILNTTQQQYETQMFRIVAASYFAKEDYANAAKYYEKFIANDGGKSQNNQDSYQIGYTYYKLKKYDKAVEQLIKLNADLNAHSQFGFYTLGDSYLKTLNKQGARNAFLESSKMNFDADIQEDALFNFAKLSYELEFHNIALDAAKTYLKNYPRSPKLNEAKTLLANILLNTKNYREAIDILEGIKNKDEDAKEAYQKVTYFRALEFYNERAFENAIGMFLKSNTYPIDPEVHALATYWCAESMYEVRKYGESVNYFENFLKMPASRKTDLYNYANYALGYAALEGENYGKAATYLDKFLKGNEKDQSTINDATLRLADAYFGSKNYGAALSYYNRIIASKTSSEDYALFQRGVIEGLMNQPDTKIATLQSLLNKFPNSNYADDAGFEIAYTYFLIGQGEKSRSDLVALIEKYPRSSYVPRALVTIGLVYYDQQNDAAALDAFKKVVSEYKSTDEAQQAIKLIERIYIDSGNATGFIDYANTTSIGNYTVAEQDNIMFQAANARYLRGDWNGAVESINAYFDKFPKAIQDKQAKFIRAESYKNLGKYAPAIIDYEYILNDWTSEYTERALMSISSIYLKNKQYNEAIVHLKKLEIASEYKANYQYAINNLMKAYEGLVVPDEVLKYAKIIREYEKSSEQDKDLATLYAGKAYLIKGENAAAQKEFDALVKKSKTVEAAEAKYLIAKIEYEKKDYKASQKTCFDLINNMPNYDYWVAKSFLLLADNYVALKDTFQAKSTLQSIIDNYEGNDDILPEAKEKLQKLNSGK, from the coding sequence ATGCTTAAGAAAATAACCCTAACTGCCTCTATTTTATATACCGCAATAAATCTGGAAGCGCAAACTCCTCTGCAATATCATATCAATGACAAATATAAAAATGCATTGGAATTGCTTGAAAAAGGCAAATATGCAACCGCTTCATCTTTATTCAGAGACGTAGAGAAGTTAAATTATACTACCTCTGAACAAGCTGACAATAGAGTTGATATTTCTGAAATCAAAATAAACGCACAATATTATAGGGCTTTGTGTGCTCTGGAGCTAAAAAATGATGATGCCATAGATCTTTTTCTAAGCTTTATCAGACAACATCCTGAGAGCGCAAAAACTAAACAAGCTTACTTTCAGGTTGGGAGATATTACTTTAGACAAGCCAATTATAAAGAAGCCTTAAATTGGTTTACTAAGGTAAGCACCATCGATATGTCGGGGGATGAAGCCATTGAATACAAATTCAAAACCGCTTACTCTTATTTCGAAGTCCAAAACTACGAAGATGCCAAGCCTCTTTTCAATATGGTGCAAGACACCAAATCTGATTATGCAGAACAGGCGACTTATTATTACGCTTATATCGCATATTTGGATAAAGACTATAAAGCGTCTCTAAAAAGCTTTGAAAAACTAAAAAACTCTAAAAATTACGAAAGAAGTTATCCGTATTATATTTCGGCAATTTACTTTTTAGATAAGCGTTATGACGATGTTATTGCTTATGCTATTCCTATCTTAAATACTACTCAGCAACAATATGAAACACAAATGTTCAGAATTGTTGCAGCATCTTATTTCGCAAAGGAAGATTATGCAAATGCAGCTAAGTATTACGAGAAGTTTATCGCTAACGACGGAGGTAAAAGCCAAAACAATCAGGACTCGTATCAAATTGGTTATACTTACTACAAGCTAAAAAAGTATGATAAGGCGGTAGAGCAATTGATTAAATTAAATGCAGATCTTAATGCACACAGTCAATTTGGTTTCTACACACTTGGAGATTCCTACTTGAAGACTTTGAATAAACAAGGTGCAAGAAATGCGTTTTTAGAAAGTTCTAAGATGAACTTTGATGCGGATATTCAGGAAGACGCATTATTCAATTTTGCGAAACTTTCTTACGAATTGGAATTTCACAATATCGCATTGGATGCAGCGAAAACTTATTTAAAGAATTACCCCCGTTCTCCAAAATTAAATGAGGCCAAAACCTTATTAGCGAACATCCTTCTAAATACCAAAAATTACAGAGAAGCAATTGACATATTAGAAGGTATAAAAAATAAAGACGAGGACGCAAAAGAGGCTTATCAAAAGGTAACCTATTTTAGAGCTTTAGAATTCTATAATGAAAGGGCTTTTGAAAACGCTATTGGAATGTTCTTAAAATCAAACACCTACCCTATTGATCCGGAGGTACATGCTTTAGCTACGTATTGGTGTGCAGAGTCTATGTATGAGGTGAGGAAATATGGCGAGTCTGTAAATTACTTCGAGAATTTCTTAAAAATGCCTGCCTCGAGGAAAACTGACCTATACAATTATGCCAATTATGCTTTAGGTTATGCTGCTTTAGAAGGAGAAAATTATGGTAAAGCTGCAACATATCTGGACAAATTCTTAAAAGGTAATGAGAAGGATCAATCTACTATTAACGATGCCACATTGAGATTGGCCGACGCTTATTTCGGTTCTAAAAATTACGGAGCGGCACTTTCTTATTATAATCGTATTATTGCTTCGAAAACCAGCAGCGAGGATTATGCATTATTCCAAAGAGGTGTAATTGAAGGTTTGATGAATCAACCTGATACAAAAATTGCAACCCTGCAATCTTTGTTGAATAAATTCCCTAACTCCAATTATGCTGATGATGCCGGTTTTGAAATTGCCTATACTTATTTCTTAATTGGACAAGGTGAAAAATCACGTTCGGACCTTGTCGCTTTAATTGAAAAATATCCACGTAGTTCTTACGTACCAAGAGCGCTTGTTACCATCGGTTTGGTTTATTATGACCAACAAAATGATGCGGCTGCGCTGGATGCATTCAAAAAAGTGGTTAGCGAATATAAATCAACAGACGAGGCACAACAAGCTATAAAACTTATAGAACGCATTTATATCGATTCTGGAAATGCTACCGGATTCATTGACTACGCAAATACGACTTCCATAGGTAACTACACTGTTGCTGAACAGGACAACATCATGTTTCAGGCTGCAAATGCCAGATACTTAAGAGGTGACTGGAACGGCGCTGTTGAATCTATTAATGCCTATTTTGATAAATTCCCTAAAGCAATTCAGGACAAACAGGCTAAGTTCATCAGAGCAGAAAGTTATAAAAACCTGGGTAAATATGCTCCGGCTATTATAGATTATGAATATATTCTAAATGATTGGACCAGTGAATATACCGAAAGAGCGCTGATGAGTATCTCTTCTATTTACCTAAAAAACAAACAGTACAACGAAGCTATTGTACACCTTAAAAAGTTAGAAATCGCATCGGAATATAAAGCAAACTACCAATATGCCATCAACAATTTAATGAAAGCATATGAAGGTTTAGTTGTTCCGGATGAGGTTCTGAAATATGCTAAGATTATTCGTGAGTACGAAAAGTCGTCTGAACAGGATAAAGATCTGGCTACTTTATATGCAGGAAAGGCGTACCTAATAAAAGGCGAAAATGCCGCTGCGCAAAAAGAATTCGATGCTTTGGTTAAAAAATCTAAAACTGTTGAGGCTGCAGAAGCGAAGTATTTAATCGCAAAAATCGAGTATGAGAAAAAAGACTATAAGGCTTCTCAGAAAACTTGTTTTGATTTGATTAATAATATGCCTAATTACGACTATTGGGTAGCAAAAAGCTTCCTTTTGCTGGCAGACAACTATGTCGCCCTGAAAGATACTTTCCAGGCAAAAAGCACTTTACAAAGTATTATCGATAATTACGAAGGAAACGATGACATTTTACCGGAAGCAAAAGAGAAGTTACAAAAACTAAATAGCGGAAAGTAA